One Longimicrobium sp. genomic window carries:
- a CDS encoding MBL fold metallo-hydrolase has protein sequence MPVVHLLGTGAAVSDPSRTTTMLAFESQGRSVVVDCGGDVVQRLMAAGIDPADIEAMIVTHEHPDHVSGFPLFMEKIWLLGRRDPIPVYGIRPAIDQARRAWEAFHTGGWKGVPDITWHEVAHEAGAQVLANERWRITAAPGIHGVPVVGLRVEDARGPGVAAYSCDTARSDLIIELSRGADVLVHEATGTEQGGHSTNQQAAEVAREAGVGRLVLVHLPPGVEDAQLAAARTIFPHVEFGTDGARYDF, from the coding sequence ATGCCCGTCGTTCACCTTCTCGGCACCGGCGCGGCGGTCAGCGACCCGTCGCGCACCACCACCATGCTGGCCTTCGAGAGCCAAGGCCGCAGCGTGGTGGTGGACTGCGGCGGCGACGTCGTGCAGCGCCTGATGGCCGCCGGCATCGACCCGGCCGACATCGAGGCGATGATCGTTACGCACGAGCACCCGGACCACGTGTCGGGGTTTCCCCTGTTCATGGAAAAGATCTGGCTGCTCGGCCGCCGCGATCCCATCCCCGTGTACGGCATCCGTCCCGCCATCGACCAGGCCCGCCGCGCCTGGGAGGCGTTCCACACCGGCGGATGGAAGGGCGTGCCCGACATCACCTGGCACGAGGTGGCGCACGAGGCCGGCGCACAGGTACTGGCGAACGAGCGGTGGCGGATCACGGCCGCGCCCGGCATCCACGGCGTCCCGGTGGTCGGCTTGCGCGTGGAAGATGCGCGCGGCCCCGGCGTGGCGGCGTACTCGTGCGACACTGCCAGGTCGGACCTGATCATCGAGCTTTCGCGCGGCGCGGACGTGCTGGTGCACGAGGCCACCGGCACCGAGCAGGGCGGGCACAGCACCAACCAGCAGGCGGCCGAGGTGGCGCGCGAGGCGGGTGTTGGACGCCTGGTGCTCGTCCACCTTCCGCCCGGCGTGGAGGATGCGCAGCTCGCGGCGGCTCGGACGATCTTTCCCCACGTTGAATTCGGCACCGACGGAGCCCGATATGACTTCTAA
- a CDS encoding DsbA family oxidoreductase, translating to MAAVPLVVFSDFACPFSYVAEAAVRRMQREGQVQPTWMAFELHPAPGPLPEMNGAWMDALRPLADELGLPLSVPPLAVRTRKAHEAAAFAARNGVGVRMREALFAAYFGEGRDISRIDVLAELGAGVGLDATEMHVVLDVGGAAARIDAELEAARGVGVQQTPTLVAGTGDEARWIVGARPFAELRAAILEQ from the coding sequence ATGGCGGCCGTTCCGCTGGTGGTGTTTTCGGACTTCGCCTGCCCGTTCTCGTACGTTGCCGAGGCGGCGGTGCGGCGCATGCAGCGCGAGGGGCAGGTGCAGCCCACCTGGATGGCGTTCGAGCTGCACCCCGCGCCCGGGCCGCTGCCGGAGATGAACGGCGCGTGGATGGATGCGCTGCGGCCCCTGGCGGACGAGCTGGGCCTGCCGCTGTCGGTGCCCCCGCTGGCGGTGCGGACGCGCAAGGCGCACGAGGCGGCGGCGTTCGCGGCCCGCAACGGCGTGGGCGTGCGGATGCGCGAGGCCCTGTTCGCCGCCTACTTCGGCGAAGGCCGCGACATCAGCCGCATCGACGTGCTGGCGGAACTGGGCGCCGGAGTGGGGCTGGACGCCACGGAGATGCACGTAGTGCTCGACGTGGGCGGCGCGGCGGCGCGCATCGACGCGGAGCTGGAGGCGGCACGCGGCGTGGGGGTGCAGCAGACGCCCACGCTGGTGGCCGGGACGGGCGACGAAGCGCGCTGGATCGTGGGCGCGCGGCCCTTCGCGGAGCTGCGCGCGGCGATCCTGGAACAGTGA
- the gcvT gene encoding glycine cleavage system aminomethyltransferase GcvT, with the protein MAEGTLLRTPLHGEHAALNAKLVPFAGYEMPVQYPTGITAEHHAVRKAAGLFDVSHMGEFEVRGDRAMEFVQYVTTNDVSKMTVGQAQYGTLLNHEGKLLDDLIVYRYPGHYMLVVNGSNKDKDFHWISQFTEQFGVELVDRTDAIALLALQGPRAEEILRGLTDADLPAIRYYRFAEGTVDGIEATISRTGYTGEDGFELYVPAADAPRLWRRLLEVGADAGLLPAGLGCRDSLRLEMGYALYGNDLDEDTTPLEAGLGWVVKLDKGDFVGREALARQKEQGVQKRLVGFRLKERGFPRHGYPVAVDGSEAGVVTSGTSSPSLGQGIGMAYVPTAAAKPGTEIGIVIRNAAVPAEVVRPPFYTGGSVKKD; encoded by the coding sequence ATGGCCGAGGGCACCCTTCTGCGCACCCCGCTGCACGGCGAGCACGCCGCGCTCAACGCCAAGCTGGTCCCCTTCGCGGGGTACGAGATGCCGGTGCAGTACCCCACCGGCATCACGGCCGAGCACCACGCCGTGCGCAAGGCCGCGGGGCTGTTCGACGTGTCGCACATGGGCGAGTTCGAGGTGCGCGGCGACCGGGCGATGGAGTTCGTGCAGTACGTGACGACCAACGACGTCAGCAAGATGACGGTCGGGCAGGCGCAGTACGGCACCCTGCTGAACCACGAGGGCAAGCTGCTGGACGACCTGATCGTCTATCGCTATCCCGGCCACTACATGCTGGTGGTCAACGGCAGCAACAAGGATAAGGACTTCCACTGGATCTCGCAGTTCACGGAGCAGTTCGGCGTGGAGCTGGTGGACCGGACGGACGCGATCGCCCTGCTGGCGCTGCAGGGCCCGCGCGCGGAGGAGATCCTGCGCGGGCTGACGGACGCCGACCTTCCCGCCATCCGCTACTACCGCTTCGCCGAGGGCACGGTGGACGGCATCGAGGCGACCATCAGCCGCACGGGCTACACCGGCGAGGACGGCTTCGAGCTGTACGTGCCGGCCGCGGACGCGCCGCGGCTGTGGCGCCGCCTGCTGGAGGTGGGCGCCGATGCCGGCCTGCTCCCCGCGGGGCTGGGCTGCCGCGACTCGCTGCGGCTGGAGATGGGCTACGCCCTGTACGGCAACGACCTGGACGAGGACACCACGCCGCTGGAGGCGGGGCTGGGCTGGGTGGTCAAGCTGGACAAGGGCGACTTCGTGGGCCGCGAGGCGCTGGCCAGGCAGAAGGAGCAGGGGGTGCAGAAGCGCCTGGTGGGCTTCCGGCTGAAGGAGCGCGGCTTTCCCCGCCACGGCTACCCGGTGGCGGTGGACGGGAGCGAGGCGGGCGTGGTCACCAGCGGCACGTCGAGCCCGTCGCTGGGGCAGGGGATCGGCATGGCGTACGTGCCCACGGCCGCCGCCAAGCCCGGAACGGAGATCGGCATCGTCATCCGCAACGCGGCCGTGCCCGCGGAGGTGGTGAGGCCGCCGTTCTACACGGGCGGCTCGGTGAAGAAGGACTGA
- a CDS encoding M15 family metallopeptidase, with product MTSNLFMRSFGLAVAAVLVTGCAPAVAHVGECDLPAGTLVNVRRVESSIRTDIRYATRNNFTGAVLPGYERPLAMMRPNAAEALARVQRRLRPRGLSLKVYDAYRPVRATLAMVNWAERSGNQWVLQQGYVARRSGHNLGTTVDLTLVDARSGRELDMGTPYDTFSEAAHTANATGQVLANRMVLVEAMRAEGYANYEKEWWHFRIGGDYEPLDAPLRCFR from the coding sequence ATGACTTCTAATCTCTTCATGCGCAGCTTCGGCCTCGCGGTCGCCGCCGTTCTCGTCACGGGCTGCGCGCCGGCGGTGGCCCACGTGGGCGAATGCGACCTGCCCGCGGGCACGCTGGTAAACGTGCGCCGGGTGGAGTCGTCCATCCGCACCGACATCCGCTACGCCACGCGCAACAACTTCACGGGCGCCGTCCTCCCCGGCTACGAGCGGCCCCTGGCGATGATGCGGCCGAACGCCGCCGAGGCGCTGGCGCGGGTGCAGCGGCGGCTTCGCCCGCGGGGGCTGAGCCTGAAGGTGTACGATGCCTATCGCCCCGTCCGCGCCACCCTGGCGATGGTGAACTGGGCCGAGCGCAGCGGGAATCAGTGGGTGCTGCAGCAGGGGTACGTGGCCCGGCGGAGCGGCCACAACCTGGGGACCACGGTCGACCTGACGCTGGTGGATGCGCGCTCCGGCCGCGAGCTGGACATGGGCACGCCGTACGACACCTTTTCCGAGGCGGCCCACACCGCGAACGCGACCGGGCAGGTGCTCGCGAACCGGATGGTCCTGGTGGAGGCGATGCGCGCCGAAGGCTACGCCAACTACGAAAAGGAGTGGTGGCACTTCCGGATCGGCGGCGACTACGAGCCTCTGGACGCGCCCCTCCGCTGCTTCCGCTGA
- a CDS encoding glycoside hydrolase family 10 protein: MRCFSVRCGALTAAAALGLSACAGGGRPASGPAAAPVPAAAEVQAEALPPVPREFRAVWVATVANIDWPSRPGLSPDSQRAELVAIMDRSAALNLNAVILQVRPAGDALYASPHEPWSEYLTGQSGRDPGYDPLAFAVDEAHRRGMELHAWFNPYRARHPSARSENTESHITRRRPDLVRQYGGNVWMDPGEPEVRAHSLRVMLDVVSRYDIDGVHVDDYFYPYPERDSAGPIGFPDEPSWRKYVAGGGRLARDDWRRENVNTLIREVYRGIKDRKPWVKFGISPFGFYRPGYPAGQGTPFDQYAQLYADARLWLREGWMDYFTPQLYWPISRPDLSYPVLLRWWVEQNVHNRHMWPGNFTSRVEVPPAGWRAEEITDQVWVTRGMPGATGNVHFSMRVFLQDRDSINERLVAGPYRHRALVPASPWLGGGVLAAPGVTVQLTSPERLLSVQMQPAAGTDPRWWVVRWRRGSTWGVDVVPGADRTYTIPEPAAPPTPAAPAAPAPAPAAVDLVTVSAVDRLGVEGEAARAVPPAVTP, encoded by the coding sequence ATGAGGTGCTTTTCGGTTCGATGCGGCGCCCTGACGGCCGCCGCCGCGCTGGGACTTTCGGCGTGCGCGGGCGGCGGTCGCCCCGCGTCCGGCCCGGCCGCCGCACCCGTCCCGGCCGCAGCCGAGGTCCAGGCCGAGGCGCTTCCCCCGGTGCCGCGCGAGTTCCGGGCGGTGTGGGTGGCGACGGTGGCCAACATCGACTGGCCGTCGCGTCCCGGCCTTTCCCCCGACTCGCAGCGGGCGGAGCTGGTGGCCATCATGGACCGTTCGGCGGCGCTCAACCTGAACGCCGTGATCCTGCAGGTGCGGCCGGCGGGCGACGCGCTGTACGCCTCGCCCCACGAGCCGTGGTCGGAGTACCTGACGGGCCAGTCGGGGCGCGATCCGGGGTACGACCCGCTGGCCTTTGCCGTGGACGAGGCGCACCGCCGCGGGATGGAGCTTCACGCCTGGTTCAATCCCTATCGCGCGCGCCACCCCTCGGCCCGGTCTGAGAACACGGAATCGCACATCACCCGGCGCCGGCCGGACCTGGTGCGCCAGTACGGCGGGAACGTGTGGATGGACCCCGGCGAGCCCGAGGTGCGCGCCCATTCGCTGCGGGTGATGCTGGACGTGGTGAGCCGGTACGACATCGACGGCGTTCACGTGGACGACTACTTCTACCCGTATCCCGAAAGGGACTCGGCCGGGCCCATCGGCTTTCCTGACGAGCCCAGCTGGCGGAAGTACGTCGCGGGCGGCGGCCGGCTGGCGCGCGACGACTGGCGCCGCGAAAACGTCAACACGCTGATCCGCGAGGTGTACCGCGGCATCAAGGACCGGAAGCCGTGGGTGAAGTTCGGGATCAGCCCGTTCGGCTTCTACCGGCCGGGATATCCGGCGGGGCAGGGAACGCCCTTCGACCAGTACGCGCAATTGTACGCCGACGCGCGGCTGTGGCTGCGGGAGGGGTGGATGGACTACTTCACCCCGCAGCTGTACTGGCCCATCTCGCGGCCGGACCTGAGCTATCCCGTGCTGCTGCGGTGGTGGGTCGAGCAGAACGTGCACAACCGGCACATGTGGCCGGGCAACTTCACCAGCCGGGTAGAAGTGCCGCCCGCGGGGTGGCGCGCCGAGGAGATCACCGACCAGGTGTGGGTGACGCGGGGGATGCCGGGCGCCACGGGCAACGTGCACTTCAGCATGAGGGTGTTCCTGCAGGACCGCGATTCCATCAACGAGCGGCTGGTGGCCGGCCCCTACCGGCACCGGGCGCTGGTTCCCGCCTCGCCCTGGCTGGGCGGCGGGGTGCTGGCCGCGCCCGGCGTGACGGTGCAGCTCACCTCGCCCGAGCGGCTGCTGTCGGTGCAGATGCAGCCGGCGGCGGGGACGGACCCGCGCTGGTGGGTGGTGCGCTGGCGGCGGGGGAGCACGTGGGGCGTGGACGTGGTGCCCGGCGCGGACCGCACCTACACCATTCCCGAGCCCGCCGCGCCCCCCACCCCAGCCGCGCCCGCAGCCCCGGCGCCGGCACCCGCGGCGGTGGACCTGGTCACCGTCTCCGCGGTGGACCGCCTGGGTGTGGAGGGGGAGGCTGCGCGCGCCGTTCCCCCGGCGGTCACGCCGTAA
- a CDS encoding D-sedoheptulose-7-phosphate isomerase: protein MTEAETLELVRDALDESARVKLAMRDMAPGVARAAGRVAGAFRAGNRLYACGNGGSACDAMHLVEELVARYKRDRPGLPAHHLLDAPTLTCWSNDYEFDTAFSRQVEAMGRAGDVLVAISTSGSSPNVLRAARAARERGMLVLGLSGRDGGALRELCDELLIVPAQATERIQEGHITLIHLLCELVELTLFPESA, encoded by the coding sequence ATGACTGAAGCCGAAACGCTGGAGCTGGTGCGCGACGCGCTGGACGAATCCGCCCGGGTGAAGCTGGCGATGCGCGACATGGCGCCGGGCGTGGCGCGGGCGGCGGGGCGGGTGGCGGGGGCGTTTCGCGCGGGAAACCGGCTGTACGCGTGCGGCAATGGCGGCTCGGCGTGCGACGCCATGCACCTGGTAGAGGAGCTGGTGGCGCGGTACAAGCGCGACCGCCCGGGCCTTCCGGCGCACCACCTGCTCGACGCGCCCACGCTCACCTGCTGGAGCAACGACTACGAGTTCGACACCGCCTTCAGCCGGCAGGTAGAGGCGATGGGCCGCGCCGGCGACGTGCTGGTGGCCATCAGCACCAGCGGCAGCTCGCCCAACGTGCTCCGCGCGGCCCGGGCGGCCCGGGAGCGGGGGATGCTGGTGCTGGGCCTGTCCGGCCGCGACGGCGGCGCCCTGCGCGAGCTGTGCGACGAGCTGCTGATCGTGCCCGCGCAGGCCACGGAGCGCATCCAGGAAGGCCACATCACCCTGATCCACCTGCTCTGCGAACTCGTCGAGCTGACGCTGTTTCCCGAATCCGCTTGA
- a CDS encoding sigma-54 dependent transcriptional regulator, translated as MAEAVLITTDDLEPAVRLRAAFEGQNLRVELLAPGEALDDALAEPILVVITGGLRERRARALIQAARERGRTPIIGLTEPTEPSGRDICRQLGIHECFPKPVDADEVALVGRRLVQRQELREITGIVGETAAMEEVLERIVQIAPVNSTVLVLGESGTGKELVARGIHALSPRRHRPFIAVNVAALPENLLESELFGHEKGSFTGATDRRKGFFELANGGSIFLDEIGEMPLSTQTKLLRVLEEREFRRVGGEESIRVDVRVIAATNREMRQEVEVGEFRRDLYHRLNVLRIDLPPLRARRDDVPRLIEGFIRQFSAEHERPFLGIDPEALEILVNYDWPGNVRELKNLIESMVVLAPGRVIRPEDIPPEVRHGRRETLLPVALARQNGPRDDGGRSSGAPPPELEFILRALYDLRVDMEDLRREFEVYRARQRDPMAIPAAPNAYGAYQPIALGPPPMVDLAPEPEPVREEGTVVFRPGKTMSDLEHEAINAALLHSRGNRRKAAEMLGIGERTLYRKLKEYGIET; from the coding sequence GTGGCGGAAGCGGTCCTGATTACCACGGACGACCTGGAGCCGGCGGTACGGCTGCGGGCGGCCTTCGAGGGGCAGAACCTGCGGGTGGAGCTGCTGGCCCCCGGAGAGGCGCTGGACGATGCCCTGGCGGAGCCCATCCTGGTGGTGATCACCGGCGGCCTGCGCGAGCGCCGCGCCCGCGCGCTCATCCAGGCGGCCCGGGAGCGCGGCCGCACGCCCATCATCGGCCTGACGGAGCCCACGGAGCCGTCCGGCCGCGACATCTGCCGCCAGCTGGGCATCCACGAGTGCTTCCCCAAGCCCGTCGACGCCGACGAGGTGGCGCTGGTGGGGCGGCGGCTGGTGCAGCGCCAGGAGCTGCGCGAAATCACCGGCATCGTCGGCGAAACCGCGGCGATGGAGGAGGTGCTGGAGCGCATCGTCCAGATCGCCCCGGTCAACTCCACCGTGCTCGTCCTGGGCGAAAGCGGCACCGGCAAGGAGCTGGTGGCGCGCGGCATCCACGCCCTCTCGCCGCGGCGGCACCGGCCGTTCATCGCCGTCAACGTGGCCGCGCTCCCCGAAAACCTGCTGGAAAGCGAGCTCTTCGGCCACGAGAAGGGCTCGTTCACCGGCGCGACCGACCGGCGCAAGGGCTTCTTCGAGCTGGCGAACGGCGGGTCCATCTTCCTGGACGAGATCGGCGAGATGCCGCTCTCCACGCAGACCAAGCTGCTGCGCGTCCTGGAAGAGCGCGAGTTCCGGCGCGTGGGCGGCGAAGAATCCATTCGCGTGGACGTGCGCGTGATCGCCGCCACCAACCGCGAAATGCGCCAGGAGGTGGAGGTCGGCGAGTTCCGCCGCGACCTGTACCACCGCCTGAACGTCCTGCGCATCGACCTTCCGCCGCTACGCGCCCGCCGCGACGACGTGCCGCGGCTGATCGAGGGCTTCATCCGCCAGTTCAGCGCCGAGCACGAGCGGCCGTTCCTGGGCATCGACCCGGAAGCGCTCGAGATCCTGGTGAACTACGACTGGCCGGGGAACGTCCGCGAGCTGAAGAACCTGATCGAGAGCATGGTGGTGCTGGCGCCCGGCCGCGTCATCCGCCCCGAGGACATTCCCCCCGAGGTGCGCCACGGCCGGCGCGAGACGCTGCTCCCCGTGGCGCTCGCGCGGCAGAACGGGCCGCGCGACGACGGCGGGCGGTCCTCGGGGGCGCCGCCGCCGGAGCTGGAGTTCATCCTGCGCGCGCTGTACGACCTGCGGGTGGACATGGAAGACCTGCGGCGCGAGTTCGAAGTCTATCGTGCCCGCCAGCGCGACCCGATGGCCATTCCCGCCGCGCCCAACGCGTACGGGGCGTATCAACCGATCGCGCTCGGCCCGCCGCCGATGGTGGACCTGGCCCCGGAGCCGGAGCCTGTGCGCGAGGAGGGGACGGTGGTGTTCCGCCCCGGCAAGACGATGAGCGACCTGGAGCACGAGGCCATCAACGCCGCGCTCCTCCACAGCCGCGGCAACCGCCGCAAGGCCGCGGAGATGCTGGGCATCGGCGAGCGGACGCTGTACCGCAAGCTCAAGGAATACGGCATCGAGACCTGA